In the genome of Dromiciops gliroides isolate mDroGli1 chromosome 1, mDroGli1.pri, whole genome shotgun sequence, the window AGGTGCACGAAGGGGCCCGGTCCTCCGGGTCTGGGGTCGGGTGGTGGGGCGCTCCGGAGCCGGGGCGCTGTCCCCACGCCCGGGGTTCGCAGCCGCGACTTGTTTACACCGAgaccagctgctgctgctgtgagctctcccccctccctctctgcacTCTCCCGGCGGCCGCCGCGGCCAATCAGGGCGCTCTATGCAAATGAACGGGGAGCGTCACGCATCCGGGAGCATTCGAGCCCCCTGCTCTCGCCTCTCTCTCGGGTGGCGTCCGAGCTGACGGATAGTCGCCTCCGGAAATGCGGTGGAGTCTGGGGCTGGGTGCGGGCCGTGGGCGCTTAGGGAGCTAAGGACGCCGACCCTCGGAAAACAAAGGAGCTCGGAGTCCGGGCGGGGTTTCGCcgcgccccgccccgcccccacctcGCCCCTCCCAGCCGCGGTCGCTGCAGTCTCGGGAGGCTGCCTGGCCTCCTCGGCGCGGTAACAAAGTTTCCCTGCCCGCCCCCAAGGCCCGGCAGCCTGCGCTTTGATTGCCTTCGCCCACCGGTCCCCATCCCTGGCCTGAAGCTGTCCGGGACGCCCGTGGGCCGGGGGAGCCAGCGGCTCCCGAGGACAGCCCTCTTTTTTTCCTAGGCTGCGGCCCCGGGCCCGGGCCACCACCTCGGGCGCAGAGGAAGGAATCCGTGATCTCGGGTTTCTCGGGGACGCCAGTCCGAAGGCTGGGAGCCCCGCCTCTGGCCTTGAAGTGGATGCGTTCATCctaaaaggcttcctggaggagtgGAATTTGAAGGCAGATGCCCTGTCGTGCTTTCTACCCTCCAGGAgcacttcccctcccttccaaccCACCCCCCCCAGCCCCATCCCGTGGTGTCTCCAGGCTCAGCCTGCCCTGCCAAGGTGTCCCTACCTGAAAGAATTAGTTCTTCGACTGGGTTGAGCCAAAAAGACTGGGAGTGGCGCACCAGAAAGTACACTTGCTTTGAGGGTCAAGAATGTGACCAGACCAGAAGCACAGGactctttccttctttgctcTTGCCTTCATCCCCAGCCCCCTCCTCAATAATGACACTTGACTCAGTAAGAAAACTTTTATTGGGGAATAGAGATGAAAGGCATAGGTGAGGGAGTAATTGTTCTGATGAAGGGAATTGTTTTAAGGGAGATCTTGAAAATTCTGATGCAGAGCAAAATCAGCAGAATTAGATTTAAATATACAGGGTGGTCacaaaataaaggaagacaacactaaaggttttaaaaattcttaccaATATAGTAGTGTCCAGTTGTGACTTAAGGGAACTCAATTTTGAAACAGATTTCTTGTTTCTCAGCAGAGAAATGGTAAAAGTCCAAAGGGACAGAAGtaggcatacattttcagacacagaCAACCAGTTGATACAAATCAACTTTTTGCTTGACTACTATGGAGATCTCTATTGAGCTAGTGCAGAAGAATCACTGGGAAGTGACAGGGATGTATTAAAAGAActttaaacaaaacattttaaaaaagaaaaaagtagagatCATTGACCCAGTTAACTTGAGTCTGAGTTGCTCTATTTACGTTGTTGGGGATGGTTGTCCAAGTAATGTCGAAGGGCAGTAGGGTAATCTGTCATGACCCCTGTGGCTCCCAGCTTATAGGCTACTTCGAAATCAGATTCCTCATTAAGGCACCAAAATACCACCTGAAGAGTAAATAAAGTTGAGAAAGTTCTTTGTTCTGGCTTCTCACATATGCAGCCTTTCTATGTTTATCTAAACTCCACCcattcctcctccacctcctccataAAGACTTCTATCTCCCTAAAATGTCCTCCAAGCTCCTACAGTACTTCCTTCCAACCTGTAGTACTTGACAACGAcaaaatacatttctattttttcacaTGTGTGACTGAGCTCCTGTGTGTAGGGACTGATAGCCATGGTGTGGTAGAACAATAGACTTCTAATTAGATGTGGTTTGGAGACTCCAGCTCCAAAATTTACTCCATACATTTACTACAtgtatgactttggggaagtcatttttAGCTCTTTAAATCTTGGGTTCCTAATTcagtaaaattggaataataatacttacacgACCTATCTTACAGAGGTGTTCTAaggaaaattctttgaaaaatgtaaagCATAATGGAAACTGAAAGTgattttttgcttcctctttcccccttaaCAACCAACACGAGGCTCAACAGACATGCTGTATTCTGATATATTTGTTGATAAGTAATGATTGAACTCACTTGTATCCCTCTTTCTTCAAGATGCCTGATCAGACTTTTTCTCATGATCAGCctgagagaagaaagaagcaatATTATTAGACAAGGGAGGCCAAGGGACCCCAGGAATGCCCAACCCACCCTTCTTGCCCATCTCACCTCTTAGTTAAGGCTGCTGCCAATCTATTCAAAGCAGTGCAGGAAAATGGGAAGTAGGTCCTAGGTCAAAAGATGGAATCAGATCAGCCAGTTAGACCTAGCTTTGAGATAGATAACTGCTCAATGTCTTCCTTGGCCCTGTCACCCCACGATTGTAGTTCTTCTCATCATTAACAGTGACtataaaggagaaggggaaagagatgtCCCAGAGACCCCTTGCCCCACTTTGTTTCCTGTGCCCCTGTCCCTTTCCCAGGGCCAGGGCCCAGCCTAACAGCCCCATTACCTGTTGATGATGGTGGGCAGGAAGCAAAGCAGGAATCTCTCAGGGATGGAGAAGAAGGGCAACAGTCCCACATAGTACATCAACAGCAACCAAATGACTCGGACCACAGTAAAAGAGGTGGGCATTTCCGGATTCTAGGGGAGCCAGGAGGGTCAGTGTCAACAGGTAAGGAAAGGAAAAGTGGAACCAAGCTTATCTGAAGGAGAATAGCAAGCAGGGCTCGCCCCTGAGGGTGAAGAGTCTAAGAGAATATAACACTGCAGGGATTACCAATACTTATTAAGTCTAAACCCCAATTATGTCATCTCTCTCCTGGGATTCAAGACCCTCCATAATGTGGCCCCAGCATGATTTCCTATTTAATAACCTAGTCTTTGTTCCCCAATATATAAACCTCCAATCCAGATGCGCCAGAGTTTTCAACATGCCCCCTTCAATATCATACTAACTTCCTTTGCTTAGAGTGCTTCCTCTACCTGGAATACCCTTCTTCTGTCTGTcaaaatagaatgttagagtagTAAGAGACCTTCAAGATTGTCTAGTCTAACCCATTCATTTGAATGGATGACAAAACAGGACCAGAGAAATAACTTTTTACTATGaccacccagctagcaagtggcagagtcagaattctaAACCcaaatttttctgactccaagctactttcagttagtaagtgttaagtgtctgaggccggatttgaactcaggtcctcctgactccagggccagtgctctatccactgcgccacctagctgccccccccacgcTACTTTTTTAAGGTCCAGCTCAACaactcctcaatttttttttttttagtgaggcaattagggttaagtgacttgcccaaggtcacacagctagtaagtgttaagtgtctgaggccagatttgaactcatatttgaactcctgactccagggctggtgctctatccactacgccacctagcttcccaacaACTCCTCAATTGATGGAATCTTCCCTAACTCTCTACCCCCACAGACAGCAAGTCTTTTTTCTATGAAGGCTCTCAGGGGCTGCTATCTACAAAAAGCCAAGGAAAGGAGTGAAACCTCAGAAGCAGATACAGAACAAGCCCAAGCTATCTCATATATCGTCTCCTGAAGGAGACAGAAACCCTTTGAAGAGGATCTTTATTTTCAGGACTAGCAGAAAGCATGGGATTCCATGGGTGAAGGGATAGATGGAGGtaaataggggtttggggtagtGGAAGAGTAAGGGAATATTAGGAAGTGGGACAGACAAGGGAAGAATGGGTAACTTACAGCTGCACGGCATTTCTTCATGACAGAGTTCTTTTCAGCAGCCCAGATGGTTATTTCACTTCTGCCGAAGTGCTTGACAATAGTGGCTATCTGGGTGTTGGGGGAAAAGTCAGAGAGCCTTTCTTGGCTCCTAAATCTTCCTTAGTCCCCAGCTCTCCCCATTCAGCGGTCAGCTAACTTAGCTCTTCAGTTTCTCTTCCCCCGAACTTCCAACTGTCTTCAGCCCCTCAGCCATACCTTATTAATGAGTTTCTCATCTTCCACTTTCACTTCCAAAGACATGGGTGTTTGGGGAAACCTCTGGAAAACATCTTCTAGCCGAATCATTTTTCGGTCTGATCCTCGTGCAAACTGGCCTAAAGTCAAAGGGAAGTAGTTAGTATGAAGAGGAGATAGGGGATACAGAGAAGAAACTGGAGGTCAGAGAGGAGAGCAGAGGTCACTAAGATTGGAGGGGAATGTCAAAGAAGAATAAATGCCACACTACAAGAGGGGGTTGAGGTCACTGAGAAGTCAGATATATGTGTAGGAAGGAGGGCAGGATGTGAAAGCTCCCTTTTTCCCATCACACAGACTAAGGAACCTAGGTTTTcttatttctccctcccctataGCAGCTCCCAGGGAAGGCTGGGGTTCATGGTAACTTTCATAGTAACTTGTCCCCAATCCAAGACCCATCTATATCTCACCTGGGGAAAAGTACACTTCCAACTCCTCCCTGTAAAGAGGCAGGTCCTGGGGGGAGTGTAGGAGAGAAAGGATTGATATCATGGGGAAACCAGGCTGTCAGAGAGAATGAAGGGGCAAAGATTTAAAGGACCTtggtgtgtgtggaggggtgtAAGGTTGGGGTCCTTAAGGAAGTTCTGGGGGAAGACTAAAAAGTCTTAAATGTGGGGAAGGACTTAGGAGAACCTCCACCTCATAGTCCACATCCTGAATATTCTTGTTTAGGCCAGACTGTCGAAAGAGGTTCTCATCATGGGAAATAACAACTTGGCCATCCCGGGTCAACTGGCAATCCAGCTCAAAGAGGTCTGATCGTTGGGCCATGGAGCTGTACGAAATGAAAGGGTACAAGTCACTTTTGACCCAACACCTGTGGGGCATGGGGTCCAGGAAGGAAAAACTGAGATCAAAGATCAAAGGAGAGGGACAGACTCACTTCTCAAGGGCCTCCATGGTATTCTCAAGTCGTTCTCCAGAACCTGTGTGAAGTGATGGGATAGAAGTCTGgcctcccttcttcttttcctttccctagaaGCAGCTTCCTCTTTCTCCAATTCCATCCCAATCCCAAGTACTTGTTTTCTCTCCCTAATCCCTTTGCCCCCAACCCTATCCTTTTGAACCTGTCTTCTACCTTAAACCTCTCCCTATCATACACTTAAGACctgtctcttctcttccccaattCTATACCATCCATCCTttacagtggtgtcaaactcaaatagaaaaggatccCTGCTAGCCACAtcctgacttagttttaaaatgtaatcttttggggcagctaggtagcacagtggataaaccactggccctggattcaggaggacctgatttcaaattcagtctcaaacacttgatacttgctatgtgaacctgggcaagtcacataaccctcactgccctgcaaaaaaaaatttgtaatctTTTATTCCATTTCCTACACACacatctcctcccacccccccatctGCCccaatctctcatctctctctaagcctccctttccattcttgtCTCCTGATCCCAATCTCACTGCTATCTAGGCCTTGGGAGCAGTGTCCTCACCTCCTCTGTGGGCAGCGAGTCGGCAGCGGAAGGCAGGGTCCCGGGAAACATGGAGCAGCCAGGGCCTCcgcaggaagaagagggagagcagAGAATAGCCCCCCAGGGCAGGGAGGGCATAGTACAGAAAGGAAGTCATGGAAGAGGCTGATGTCTGAGGATGAGGTGTGAGGGTCTCCAGCTCTGGCAGGCTGAGCTTGGCTGCCTCTCCTGTTCCTTTTCTGGCTGCAGGTTCTCTCTGCTGCTGCCTCTGCAGCAGGAGGCTACCTCTGCCTCTGCAGCTCCACCACGCCCCTAGGACCTGCTGAGCCTGCCACTGGCAGGAGGCCCAGCCGGCAGGGCAGGAGCCTGGGTGGGACATCCAGGGACCTGGACAGCCCCGAGCCATGTCCCCACCCCCTACCAGCCTCAGGCTGCCTTCCATCCCTAGGGACAGAGCAGAACAGGAACAGGAAAGCCCATACTACTAGCACCCCTTCGAGCGCCCCCTGCTGACCTGAGGGGCCCTGCTGACATCCAGCTGGGAGTGCTGAGAGCTCCCCTCCCCCTGTGAGAATATTTCCCTGGGTGCTCCGGGCCAGGGTGAACCTATTGCCTTCTGGGCAGCCATGGGGTGTGGGAGCATATGGGACACCCCTGAGTCACCCCCATTCCAGTTAGACAGGAAATGGAAAGGGTGAGAAGAGTGGGCACTTAATGGGGAAAATGACCCCGCTATTCGGTTAGGTACCGAGGTCCCTATGTGGACCTTTGTCTCTCCCAAACCCCTCCaccttccctaccccaccccaggCCCAACCTGTACCCATTCAAGTAtgctggaggtgggggaagggagtcaGTCATCTGGCTGGCTGGGGTCAAAGATCTCTCAAGTTGGGTAGGGCTGAAACTGTTTACCTTAGGTTAAGCCCTTTCAAGCTCCTTACCACCCCACATCCCCCAGAAGGGGCCTTGCGCTAGTCTACTCCAAGGAAGGGCCAGAATAGGGAAAGGTGAGGTGATGAAGCCCTTAGGAGATGGCAGCAAATACAGACACAGAGGCAGGGCATCCTGatacacatctatatatttatatattagataCAGATGCTGGGAGAGGGCAGTATGGCCTCCCCTACCATACCACAGGGCTGGCTGGCCAGCCCTTCCCTCCCATGCACACTCCCACACACGCAAAGCAGCAGGGGCACCCCTTCTGGGAAGGGTGAGGTGGCAATGGAGTTAAACGTGGCAGCTTCAGGGGCACAGCACAGAGTCTGAAAGAAGGACCCCAGTTCCTTCCTCCagaccttttcctttctccccaatCTGAAAACTAGCCCTTGAGAATCAGGAATGTTCCACAGAGGTTAGAGAAGATCCTGGGGGGAGGTGTCAATCATGTGAAAGAGCCAGAACCCTTCCAACTCACTCCCCACtcacccccaccacacacattCTTTCAAGGTGCCTTGTGGGGGTTAAGAGACTGAGAAGCAGCGCTAGCCCTTGAGAAAAGGGGCATATGGGACTGGGGCAAAGCAGCCTTGGGCTCCCTAGGCCAGGCTGAAGTGAGGAGGGGAGTGAAGGCTTCTGGGGCAGTGGGGAGCGAGCCAGGGGAGCAAAGGTTTGGTCCAGAACCCCTAGCTGCAGAAGGGGCCATGGTGTCCACCTGAAGTAAAAGGGATGAAAGGCTGTCTCTGAGATAAAGCATGTT includes:
- the GDPD3 gene encoding lysophospholipase D GDPD3 isoform X1, producing MEGSLRLVGGGDMARGCPGPWMSHPGSCPAGWASCQWQAQQVLGAWWSCRGRGSLLLQRQQQREPAARKGTGEAAKLSLPELETLTPHPQTSASSMTSFLYYALPALGGYSLLSLFFLRRPWLLHVSRDPAFRCRLAAHRGGSGERLENTMEALENSMAQRSDLFELDCQLTRDGQVVISHDENLFRQSGLNKNIQDVDYEPGFPMISILSLLHSPQDLPLYREELEVYFSPGQFARGSDRKMIRLEDVFQRFPQTPMSLEVKVEDEKLINKIATIVKHFGRSEITIWAAEKNSVMKKCRAANPEMPTSFTVVRVIWLLLMYYVGLLPFFSIPERFLLCFLPTIINRTYFPFSCTALNRLAAALTKRLIMRKSLIRHLEERGIQVVFWCLNEESDFEVAYKLGATGVMTDYPTALRHYLDNHPQQRK
- the GDPD3 gene encoding lysophospholipase D GDPD3 isoform X2 produces the protein MEGSLRLVGGGDMARGCPGPWMSHPGSCPAGWASCQWQAQQVLGAWWSCRGRGSLLLQRQQQREPAARKGTGEAAKLSLPELETLTPHPQTSASSMTSFLYYALPALGGYSLLSLFFLRRPWLLHVSRDPAFRCRLAAHRGGSGERLENTMEALENSMAQRSDLFELDCQLTRDGQVVISHDENLFRQSGLNKNIQDVDYEDLPLYREELEVYFSPGQFARGSDRKMIRLEDVFQRFPQTPMSLEVKVEDEKLINKIATIVKHFGRSEITIWAAEKNSVMKKCRAANPEMPTSFTVVRVIWLLLMYYVGLLPFFSIPERFLLCFLPTIINRTYFPFSCTALNRLAAALTKRLIMRKSLIRHLEERGIQVVFWCLNEESDFEVAYKLGATGVMTDYPTALRHYLDNHPQQRK
- the GDPD3 gene encoding lysophospholipase D GDPD3 isoform X3, yielding MEGSLRLVGGGDMARGCPGPWMSHPGSCPAGWASCQWQAQQVLGAWWSCRGRGSLLLQRQQQREPAARKGTGEAAKLSLPELETLTPHPQTSASSMTSFLYYALPALGGYSLLSLFFLRRPWLLHVSRDPAFRCRLAAHRGGSGERLENTMEALENSMAQRSDLFELDCQLTRDGQVVISHDENLFRQSGLNKNIQDVDYEPGFPMISILSLLHSPQDLPLYREELEVYFSPGQFARGSDRKMIRLEDVFQRFPQTPMSLEVKVEDEKLINKIATIVKHFGRSEITIWAAEKNSVMKKCRAANPEMPTSFTVVRVIWLLLMYYVGLLPFFSIPERFLLCFLPTIINSHC